From the Microbacterium thalassium genome, one window contains:
- a CDS encoding glycosyltransferase family 4 protein — MKRAERAAALAAMADRPLRIAMISYYLPSDSKIGVGYQVHALANELARRGHTVDVYSPCAPVEGALYNVIQLPQTGGMRTFRFAFVMRRRDLSRYDVLHAHGEDYWMWRRRVPMHIRTLHGSCFEEARRIRGLKEKLRMVMLGFSEVLASIVADRTALISPQTRRWTPWVSTVIPNGVDTRLFGPDESARSRAPTVLFVGTWRGRKRGAELARVFAEEVRPRVPDATLRMVTQDAPSDLPDGVTVLGRLTDDELAAEYRSAWVFCLPSSYEGFGIPYAEAMTAGLPVVATPNQGARFVTDDGCYGVLVPLAGLGGRLASLLQDAAERERLSDASRERAQAFELTTVADCYERLYRGDG, encoded by the coding sequence GTGAAGCGCGCCGAGCGCGCCGCCGCGCTGGCGGCGATGGCCGATCGGCCGCTGCGGATCGCGATGATCTCCTACTACCTGCCGAGCGACAGCAAGATCGGCGTCGGGTACCAGGTGCACGCGCTAGCGAACGAGCTGGCGCGTCGCGGGCACACCGTCGACGTCTACAGTCCGTGCGCGCCGGTCGAGGGTGCGCTGTACAACGTCATCCAGCTCCCCCAGACCGGTGGCATGCGGACGTTCCGCTTCGCCTTCGTCATGCGGCGCCGGGACCTCTCGCGGTATGACGTGCTGCACGCGCACGGCGAGGACTACTGGATGTGGCGGAGACGGGTCCCGATGCACATCCGCACGCTGCACGGGTCCTGCTTCGAGGAGGCCCGCCGCATCCGCGGGCTCAAAGAGAAGCTGCGCATGGTGATGCTCGGCTTCTCCGAGGTGCTGGCGAGCATCGTCGCCGACAGAACCGCGCTCATATCGCCCCAGACCCGGCGCTGGACGCCGTGGGTCTCCACCGTGATACCCAACGGTGTCGACACGCGACTGTTCGGCCCCGATGAATCGGCTCGGTCGCGCGCGCCGACGGTCCTGTTCGTCGGCACCTGGCGCGGGAGGAAGCGCGGCGCCGAGCTTGCCCGCGTGTTCGCGGAGGAGGTGCGCCCGCGGGTCCCCGATGCGACGCTGCGGATGGTGACCCAGGATGCACCCTCGGATCTCCCCGACGGCGTCACGGTGCTGGGGCGACTCACCGACGACGAACTGGCCGCGGAGTACCGATCCGCATGGGTGTTCTGCCTGCCGTCGTCGTACGAAGGCTTCGGGATCCCCTACGCGGAGGCGATGACGGCGGGGCTCCCCGTGGTGGCGACCCCCAATCAGGGTGCGCGGTTCGTCACCGACGACGGCTGCTATGGAGTACTGGTTCCTCTGGCGGGACTCGGCGGTCGTCTGGCATCGCTTCTGCAGGACGCCGCCGAACGGGAGCGGCTCTCGGACGCGTCGCGCGAACGCGCACAGGCCTTCGAGCTCACAACGGTCGCGGACTGCTACGAGCGTCTCTACCGGGGTGACGGGTAG
- a CDS encoding glycoside hydrolase family 99-like domain-containing protein translates to MSVSPRDPSAEGTSEGATRARAISFYLPQFFPIPENDQWWGPGFTEWTNTARARKLFPGHVQPTLPADLGFYDLRVPETRQAQSDLAQRYGVEAFAYWHYWFGEGERILERPFREVIDRGEPGISFCLAWANQTWTGTWHGAPDRILKEQRYPGPEDDAAHFATILPAFRDERYLRVDGRPVFYVFRPEELPDPAAFVDRWQEMARDAGLGGLYLVAEMSDLLGRGPRYTTGTADGFDASVYMRIPVEVDRWTTLKMRARRKLLGGPEVWPYSDHIAETFPRDPHVQPCVYPNWDNTPRAGRRGLAVTDATPERFRRNVADAVELLADRPPQERLLWVKSWNEWAEGNHLEPDLREGHGWLEALRAGLT, encoded by the coding sequence GTGAGCGTGAGTCCGCGCGACCCGAGCGCGGAAGGCACCTCGGAGGGCGCGACGCGCGCGCGGGCGATCAGCTTCTACCTTCCGCAGTTCTTCCCGATCCCCGAGAACGACCAGTGGTGGGGGCCCGGCTTCACGGAGTGGACGAACACCGCACGCGCCCGGAAGCTCTTCCCCGGTCACGTGCAGCCGACGCTGCCCGCCGACCTCGGCTTCTACGACCTGCGTGTCCCCGAGACCCGGCAGGCCCAGAGCGATCTCGCCCAGCGGTACGGCGTGGAGGCTTTCGCCTATTGGCACTACTGGTTCGGCGAGGGCGAGCGGATCCTGGAACGGCCGTTCCGCGAGGTGATCGACCGGGGCGAGCCCGGCATCTCGTTCTGCCTGGCGTGGGCCAACCAGACATGGACCGGTACGTGGCACGGCGCGCCGGACCGCATCCTGAAGGAGCAGCGCTACCCGGGTCCCGAGGACGACGCCGCCCACTTCGCGACGATCCTTCCCGCGTTCCGCGACGAGCGCTACCTGCGCGTCGACGGGAGGCCGGTCTTCTACGTCTTCCGCCCCGAGGAGCTGCCCGACCCTGCCGCGTTCGTGGATCGCTGGCAGGAGATGGCCCGTGATGCCGGCCTCGGAGGGCTCTACCTCGTCGCCGAGATGAGCGACCTGCTCGGTCGTGGACCGCGCTATACGACGGGCACGGCCGACGGCTTCGACGCCAGCGTGTACATGCGGATCCCCGTCGAGGTCGATCGCTGGACGACGCTCAAGATGCGTGCGCGGCGCAAGCTCCTGGGCGGACCCGAGGTGTGGCCCTATTCCGACCACATCGCCGAGACCTTCCCGCGCGACCCGCACGTCCAGCCGTGCGTGTATCCGAACTGGGACAACACGCCGCGAGCGGGCAGGCGAGGTCTCGCGGTGACGGATGCGACTCCCGAGCGCTTCCGCAGGAACGTCGCGGATGCCGTCGAGCTCCTGGCAGACCGGCCGCCGCAGGAGCGGCTGCTGTGGGTGAAGTCGTGGAACGAGTGGGCGGAGGGCAATCACCTCGAGCCCGACCTGCGGGAGGGTCACGGCTGGCTCGAGGCGCTGCGGGCGGGCCTGACGTGA
- a CDS encoding polysaccharide biosynthesis tyrosine autokinase, translating into MELRDYFRGLRRHWLAIVLMTIVGLIAAAGWTAIQTPVYRTTASGLIELVETNSDDVAANAIMSDSMARGKVATYLEMATWEPTASAAVEIAGLNMSPTAANNRVTVANPNGTAVLRVTASGSTPEAAAALADAWIEALAQTIDDFEGDGTAGSAPLTVRIASPAVVPSTPVYPDPQTALIVGGVLGLGFGITFALIRTVSDRRIRSTADVETHTQIPVVGTIPISESLGGDSRLFDPKSSGRGKGTGFAVSEALRALRTNLQFMDVDNPPRVLVVTSPLPSDGKSTIAANLALTLAASGQSVVLVDGDLRRSTVAKTMGIPGGAGLSDVLAGRAKLTDVLQRTPRSPNLFILTSGSAPPNPSEVLGSERMHHVLDDLSQHAFVIVDAPPLLPVTDGAVLTHQADGALLVLTIGKTTYELLDRSLDALRKSSGRALGLVLNRAPVRGADASRYSYDYRKSYGEPVSGEAETKPQTDTADEVAKTRAEAGPAEAETGNPVGAGARRSRG; encoded by the coding sequence ATGGAGCTGCGCGACTATTTCCGTGGTCTTCGCCGCCATTGGCTCGCGATCGTCCTCATGACAATCGTGGGGCTGATCGCCGCTGCCGGCTGGACCGCGATCCAGACGCCCGTGTACCGGACCACGGCCAGCGGCCTGATCGAGCTGGTCGAGACGAACTCGGACGACGTCGCGGCGAACGCCATCATGAGCGACAGCATGGCGCGCGGCAAGGTGGCCACCTATCTCGAGATGGCGACGTGGGAGCCCACCGCCTCCGCCGCGGTCGAGATCGCCGGACTGAACATGTCGCCGACCGCGGCGAACAACCGGGTCACCGTCGCGAATCCGAACGGGACGGCCGTGCTCCGCGTCACGGCGAGCGGCTCCACCCCCGAGGCGGCGGCGGCGCTCGCCGACGCCTGGATCGAGGCGCTGGCGCAGACCATCGACGACTTCGAAGGCGACGGGACCGCCGGGTCGGCTCCGCTGACGGTCCGCATCGCCTCGCCCGCGGTGGTGCCGAGCACGCCCGTGTACCCCGACCCGCAGACGGCGCTCATCGTCGGCGGCGTGCTCGGACTGGGCTTCGGCATCACGTTCGCCCTGATCCGCACCGTGTCGGACCGCCGCATCCGCTCCACCGCCGACGTCGAGACGCACACGCAGATCCCCGTCGTGGGGACGATCCCGATCAGTGAATCGCTCGGAGGAGACAGCAGGCTGTTCGACCCGAAGTCATCGGGTAGGGGCAAGGGCACGGGATTCGCCGTGTCCGAGGCGCTTCGCGCACTGCGGACCAACCTCCAGTTCATGGACGTCGACAATCCGCCGCGGGTGCTCGTGGTCACCAGCCCCCTGCCGAGCGACGGCAAGTCCACGATCGCCGCCAACCTCGCGCTCACGCTCGCAGCCAGCGGACAGTCGGTGGTCCTCGTCGACGGCGACCTGCGACGCTCCACCGTCGCGAAGACCATGGGGATCCCGGGCGGAGCCGGGCTGAGCGATGTGCTCGCCGGGCGGGCGAAGCTGACGGACGTGCTTCAGCGCACGCCGCGATCGCCCAACCTGTTCATCCTGACGTCCGGCAGCGCTCCGCCCAACCCGAGCGAGGTGCTCGGCTCGGAGCGCATGCACCACGTCCTGGACGATCTGTCGCAGCACGCGTTCGTCATCGTCGACGCGCCGCCGCTGCTGCCGGTGACCGACGGTGCGGTCCTCACCCACCAGGCGGACGGCGCCCTGCTGGTGCTGACCATCGGCAAGACGACGTACGAGCTGCTCGACCGGTCGCTCGACGCGCTGCGCAAGTCCAGCGGGCGCGCACTCGGACTGGTCCTCAACCGCGCCCCGGTTCGCGGCGCGGACGCCTCGCGCTACTCGTACGACTACCGGAAGTCCTACGGCGAGCCGGTATCGGGCGAGGCGGAGACCAAGCCCCAGACGGATACCGCCGACGAGGTCGCGAAGACGCGCGCCGAGGCCGGCCCGGCCGAAGCCGAGACGGGCAATCCGGTGGGCGCGGGCGCGCGGCGCTCACGGGGCTGA
- a CDS encoding O-antigen ligase family protein: MTPTSLRAQQWRARVLEWLSAAWKWVLLAAVTVAAAFFILDNAGRHGVTTAIAIAVLAIAAIATWSEPMALALMAMPLLLIVERVGIGGTNLSVSDAALFAAVGAAILLGDRHYSKPMKQLLWLNLVYQFATLLTVIVVPQVQNTVEWFHAWLLISGALVVGWALGRAGFGRAALLLIIAGAVVIALGTIGTGLLQYIAGDLGPVYPAWPWSMHKNFAGTTMAFAVIIVYINPPWARLPGRWIGLAFWLLVVAIVMTQSRQALVGLVAAVVVVAVRKGASVRQRLALLLLIPAIWMVVTMVSEQIESQNEHNSFFQRLDWWREVYAYWKHAPFFGHGLRFWYYDRTLPYQPPQAELEVVASAGLVGLAAFLIMWVGILIVLARVNPAFGTLALAITLSRITQSQFDLFWTAVGVSVPFVVAGICLGAMARYEQEGSALRGAASEEAEPQHEDATEAPSSAARSRGLGRGPQAARAPQASSHTMDPT; encoded by the coding sequence ATGACACCGACCAGCCTGCGTGCCCAGCAGTGGCGCGCGCGCGTGCTGGAGTGGCTGTCGGCCGCGTGGAAGTGGGTGCTGCTGGCCGCCGTGACCGTGGCCGCGGCGTTCTTCATCCTCGACAACGCGGGGCGCCACGGGGTGACCACCGCGATCGCGATCGCCGTGCTCGCCATCGCCGCCATCGCCACCTGGTCGGAGCCCATGGCCTTGGCGCTGATGGCGATGCCGCTACTTCTCATCGTCGAACGCGTCGGGATCGGCGGCACGAACCTGTCGGTGTCGGATGCGGCGCTGTTCGCCGCCGTGGGGGCGGCGATCCTGCTCGGCGATCGGCACTACTCGAAGCCGATGAAGCAGCTGCTGTGGCTGAACCTCGTCTATCAGTTCGCGACACTGCTCACGGTGATCGTCGTCCCGCAGGTGCAGAACACCGTCGAATGGTTCCACGCCTGGCTGCTCATCTCGGGGGCGCTCGTCGTCGGGTGGGCGCTCGGCCGCGCCGGGTTCGGCCGGGCCGCGCTGCTGCTGATCATCGCCGGCGCCGTCGTCATCGCGCTGGGAACCATCGGCACCGGGCTGCTGCAGTACATCGCGGGCGATCTCGGCCCCGTGTACCCGGCCTGGCCGTGGTCGATGCACAAGAACTTCGCGGGCACGACGATGGCCTTCGCCGTCATCATCGTGTACATCAACCCGCCGTGGGCCCGGCTGCCCGGGCGCTGGATCGGGCTCGCCTTCTGGCTCCTCGTCGTCGCGATCGTCATGACCCAGTCGCGCCAGGCGCTGGTCGGTCTGGTCGCGGCGGTCGTCGTCGTGGCCGTCCGCAAGGGCGCCTCGGTGCGTCAGCGGCTAGCATTGCTGCTCTTGATCCCCGCGATCTGGATGGTCGTGACGATGGTCAGCGAGCAGATCGAGTCGCAGAACGAGCACAACTCGTTCTTCCAGCGCCTCGACTGGTGGCGCGAGGTCTATGCCTACTGGAAGCACGCACCGTTCTTCGGACATGGGCTGCGATTCTGGTACTACGACCGCACGCTTCCGTACCAGCCCCCGCAGGCCGAGCTCGAGGTCGTAGCCAGCGCCGGTCTGGTCGGCCTCGCCGCCTTCCTGATCATGTGGGTCGGCATCCTGATCGTCCTCGCGCGGGTGAACCCGGCTTTCGGAACCCTCGCGCTGGCGATCACGCTCAGCCGGATCACGCAGTCGCAGTTCGACCTGTTCTGGACGGCTGTCGGCGTCTCGGTGCCCTTCGTCGTCGCCGGCATCTGCCTGGGCGCAATGGCGAGGTATGAGCAGGAGGGCTCCGCCCTGCGCGGGGCGGCGAGCGAGGAGGCCGAGCCCCAGCACGAGGACGCGACCGAGGCGCCGTCGTCCGCGGCGCGCTCACGTGGGCTCGGTCGCGGTCCACAGGCGGCACGCGCTCCGCAGGCGTCGTCACATACGATGGACCCTACCTAA